The genomic interval CCTGGATCACCCTGATTCTCTATGCCATTTTGGGCCGCAACAAGTTCAATGGATACGTGACGTTGCGCCACGCCAAGAGCGGCGCCACCGCGCATTTGTCGGATCGGCTCTTTCAGGAGGCGTCCCAGAAGGATGTCATCCCCGCCGAACTGACGGCGAGCCAGGAGACCCTGGTCCGATTGGCCCAGACACCGGTCACGCGCTATAACCAGTGCCGCCTTTTGTCCGACGGCGGCCGTGCGTTCGCACGTATTTTTGCCAGCATCGACCATGCGGCGGCGTTTGTCCTGGTCCAGTTCTACATCGTTCGCGACGATCGACTCGGACGCGATCTCAAGACCCGCCTCATCGACAAGGCCCGTTCGGGCGTCAAGGTTTACTTCCTTTATGACGAAATCGGCAGCTACGATCTGCCCCAGAACTATCTGATCGAATTGCGCCGAGCCGGTGTGGCCGTCTCGGCCTTTCACTCCACCCGCGGCAAGGCCAACCGTTTTCAGCTCAATTTTCGCAACCATCGCAAAATCGTGATCGTCGACGGCGTCGTCGGATATGTGGGCGGCAACAATGTGGGAGACGAATATGTATCGGCCCAAGGCAAATGGGGCGCCTGGCGCGATACGCATGTCGAGGTGCACGGCCCCGCCATACTGGCGCTTCAATTCGCCTTTGCGGAAGATTGGTGCTGGGCCACCGGCGCCATGCCCGAACTCAACTGGCAGGTGCAACCGACCGACGGCGGAAACCAGGAGGTGCTGGTGCTGCCGTCGGGACCGGCCGATCAACTGGAAACCTGCGGCTTGATGTTCGTCCGCGCCATCAACGATGCCAGATGGCGGCTATGGATGGCCACACCCTATTTCATTCCGGACGAGAAGGTGCTGGCAGCCCTGAAACTGGCCGCGTTAAGGGGGGTGGACATTCGCATCATCTTGCCGGAGAGGCCCGACCACCGGATGATGCACCTGGCCTCTTTCGCCTACTACGAAAAGCTGCTGCCGCTGGGCATCCGGATCTATCGCTACACCCAGGGTTTCATGCACCAGAAGGTGTTTGTGGTGGATGACACCTATGCCGCCATCGGCACCGCCAATCTGGACAATCGGTCGTTCCGCCTCAATTTCGAAGTGACCCTGATCAATTTCCATCCTGCGTTCGTCGGCGAGGTCGAGGAGATGTTGATGGCCGACATCGTACACAGTCGCATGGTGACGATGCGGGCGTTCGAGCGCCGATCGGTTTTTTTCAAGTTTGCCGTCAAGGCGGTGAGTCTGCTCGAGCCCATTTTATGACCTGCGCCAGACCCCATAGACCACCCGTATCCGGTTTTCTGCCAGGTTTCGGGCCGTGTTTCTGGCCTTTTCGGCGGTGGTGCGGCCGATCACCAGGTTGAGTGCGACAGGGGGCGGCGCATCCTTGGGCCGCTTTCCCATGCGGTCGACCACGTTCTGGAACCACCGGGCGCACTCGGAACTCATCTCCTGCCAATGGGTTTGTTCAAAACCCGCACCGGTGATCTGTTCGATCAGTTCCTCTTCCGCGAGGAGAAAATTGATGGACGGGTCGCTGGCCCACTGCACAGGGTAGTAAACCGGTGTTTCGCTTCCGCTGAGAACTTCGTAAAAGGCCAGTCGTCCGCCGGGACGCAGCACCCGGCGAATCTCGGCGAAGAGCCGCGCCTTGTCTTCGATGTTCATGAAGGTGTGCTGTGACCAGACGAGGTCGAAACTGTCCGTGTCAAACGGCATATCGAGCATATTGGCCGTGCGGAAGGTGACCTGCTGGGCCAATCCAACCATTTGGGTCAGCATGTCGGCGGCTTCAATGTATTCGGGCATCACATCGATGCCGGTCACCCGACATCCGAACTCGGCCGCCAGGCGCCTGGCCGGGCCGCCCAAACCACACCCCAGGTCGAGCACGGCGTCATCAGGGACCAGGCCGGCCAGCCGGGCCAATTCGCGGGTGGCGTCCCGGCCGCGCATATGGAATTCGTCCAGGGCGGCCGTGTCTTCATGGGAGTTGATTTGCTTCCCGGCGGCTTTCAGCGCATCGGAGATAATGACGCTCAGGTTGGGCCGCTGGTAATGCTGTTTGAGGGATTGCTCGTAGTCGTGTTTCTTTTCCATGACTCATTTTTTCCTTTCCGCAAATCCGGCCATCAGTGGGATCATCAGTACGACCAGGCAGGTATGGACCACGGCGTGCCATCCCTTGTGTGAATAGATCAATCCGGTGCCGGTGATACCGACCCATCCACCGACATAATAAAACAGGACATAGAGCGCGTTGGCGCGTCCCTGGCCGCCGGTCAGCTTTCGATTCAGGGCGCCCACCGCCGCGGCGTGAACGGCGAAAAAACCGGTGCAGATGCCCACCAGGCCGATGATGACCGAACTGATGGATTCCATTTTTACGATCAGCAGGGATATTGCAAAGATCGCGGCGCCCCCGACCAGGGTCGTGCCGCTGCCGAAACGATTGCTCGTCCGACCGGCCATGGGACCCATGAAGATCCCCATCACGTAGACCAGATAGAGCATGGTGGTGGCTTCGGTGGAGAGGCTAAAGGGGGCGGCGGCCAGTCGAAACGGCAGGTAGTTGAAGATCGAGGAAAAGACTGCGAAGGCGCCGGCGGCGCACAGGTAGATGCGCAGCAGATCCCAACGGGTGATCAGCGACCAGTAGCTGATTCGCTGCGGTTGGTTCGAGCTCCCTGCGGAGACCCTCCGCGGCAATCCTTTGAGGGCCGCCCAGACGGCGAGGAGCGTGAGCACGGCGGCCGAAACGAAGGCATAGCGCCAGTGCAGCGGTGGATGGATAAAGCCGCCGAGCAGGCGGCCGCCCAGCCCGCCGAGAACCGTGGCCGACACATACGATCCCATGACCACGTTGAGCCGTTCGGCGGGCAGGGTCTTGGCCAGATAAGCGGCCAGACAGGTGGTCAGGGCCGGGATGAAGGCGCCCTGGATAAAACGGGCCGTGATGAGCAGTCCCAGGTGGTGAGTGACCGCGCAGAGAAGCCCCCCCAAGGCCACGGCCGTACCGCCGGCCGTGATGATCGGCCGGATGGGCAGCCGGTCGGCCAGGAAGCCGAAGGGCAGGTTGAACAGGGCGATGCCGAAAATGACCGCCGAGACGCTGAACGAGGCCGTCACCATGCTGGTGGCGAATTCGGCCTGCAGCACCGGCAGTACCGGCTGGGTGATGTAGATGTTGGTAAAGGCGGCCGAGACAAGGGCGAAGACGCCCAATTGCAGGCGAAGGGGGCTGGCTTGGGCGCTGGCGGATGCGGACGGAATGGCTCGGAATCCTTCTCGGTTAAACGGGCAGCAGGGTGATGATGGCGGTGGCGGCCAGCATCTCTTCGTTTTCGGTGACGTTGAAGACGTCCGATTGGCAAACGATCAGGGTGCGGCCGGCCTTGATGACCCGGCCGCGGCTGATCAGGCCCTTGCCGTTGCCCGGCAACAGGAGATTGAGCTTGTATTCCACGGTGAGCACCTCCTTACCCGGGGCGGTCAGGGTCAATGCCGCGTATCCGCCGGCGTTGTCCGCCATGGTGCCGATGATGCCGGCATGAAAATAGCCATGCTGCTGGGTCAATTCCGGCTTGTGGGGCAGTTGAATTTCGCAGTGGCCCGGGGTGACGGAGATCAGACGGCCACCGACCAGACGCATGAACGGCTGCCCGTAAAAACTCTCTTTCACGCGCTGGGCGTAGTCGGGATCGATGGCTTCGAAGGAGCGGGATGGCATCTTTTGTCTCTACCTTTACATCATCTGAATCATCGGGTTCAGGCGGGGGCCTTACCCCCATTGTTCGAGCAGGTCCCGGGTCAAAAGCCCATTCCCTTGAATGGGACCAGGTCGGCCTTTTGGACTCGCCACTCGTTCTTTGACCCGACCAGCTCCAGTTTCAACTGATAAAGATCGGCCTTCTCGCCGGCCTGTTCCAGCCATTGCTGCGGATTCTCGTAGAGTCCCTTGAACTCGGGCATGGGGCGGTCCCGGCTGACGATCATGAAATACACGGCCGCCATTGCCGTGCCGGCACTCGGGTCGACCTCAACCGAGGGCCGGGGGTATCGGATGGTGAAACCGCCGTAGTGTTTGAAAGCCACGAATAAAATGCCGCGCACGCCTCTGGCATCGTGGTCTCCCGGCGACGCCCGGAATCCGTCGGCGGTCATGGCCATGAGATCGGCGATGTCATGCTTTTCGGCCAGATCGGCCGCCTGCACGATCATGCTGCGGATGGTGGCCGCATCGTCGCTCCGGCCGCATCCACCGGCCACAACACCGATCGACAGCGCAAGGAAGATGAGAAGAGACGGTTTGGCGGACAACTCTATATTCCAGTTCGTTTGTACTCAATGCCGTTAACTCAAGGCGTTTGGTTCTCATCCGGGGGGGCTAAACCCCGCCCCTACAACCCTTGGTCATGGCAACTGCTTGTATTAAAATAAGATCTCGTAGGGGCGGGCCTTATGCCCGCCCGCAACGACCGCTTAAGTTAACGGCATCGCGTTTGTACTTCAACTTCGATGATTCAAATGAATGCTCGTTCGGCGGAGTTTAGGTCAAGGAGGGGAGGGTGTCAAATAGATCATGCCGGGATCAGCGATTATAGCTGAATCCTATTCATCAAACCCGGCGTAGGTGGGACAGGTGGCCCTGGCCACCTGCTCCACCTACGCCTGCCATCCCGGTTGCCATGCGAATGATGTCATCAATATGAGCGGGGCCCCGAGTGGTCGTATGGGCGGATCCGTGTCGGGGCGTTACCGTTGCATGTACTCCAGTGTGACCGTCACCGTGCGGTTCAGCGAACGGCCTTCGGGCAGCCCGTTGTCGTAAAGCGGATCGAATGGACCGACGCCTTTGACTTCGAGCCGTTCGGCAAACTCGGGTCTGGCTGCCAGGATCGACTGATGCACGGCCCGGGCGCGGCGATCCGACAGGGCCAGGTTGTATTCTTCGCGTCCGATGGTGTCGGTGTGGCCGGTGATGGTCGCCCTGGCTTCGGGTACCTCGTTCATGCGGGCGATGATGCGCTCCATGATCACCTGGTTTCGGTCCTTGATATCGGCGCTGTCATAGTCGAAAAGGATCAGGGCGTACTGTTCCAGGACGCGGTAGCCTTCGATTCGGGCCATCTGCTCTTTGCGTTGCACAAAGTGGACCGGCAAGGCGACCGGTTCCCTGGATTCAAGTACGTTGGCCTCTTTGTCCGTGGCGCGCACCTGCATCTGCACCGATTCGCAGGTGGAGATCTGTTCGAGCAGGGCCGCCTCCAACGGAACACTCCAATCGGTGGGAAGTCCGCCCTGGCCTTTGATCGTTTTGATCTCCCGGCCGCCGCAGAACAGCTCCACCTGCCACTCTTCGAGACCGGCCTCGGCCTCGATTTTTGGCAGTATACGCAGTTCGTTCAGATTGCTCACTTTCTGGACATAGGCGCTGTCCACGGTGTCCAGTATGGCTTCGTTGTCGGCATAGATCTCCACGCGCTGATTTTCGGCCTGCCCGTCGGGGATGCGGTTGGTGCTGGCGACTTCGGGCAGGTTGCGGGCCTTCACCTCGAAGCGCTTCGGGTCGATGCCCCAGACATAGCGCAGATAGGCGCGCACCGCTTCGGCCCGGCTGCGGGACAGGTCGATGCGGCCCTTTTCCTTGCCGATGTTGGCGTTGCAGCCCACCAGGCGCACCTTCGCCTCGGGGTTGGCCTTGAGCCGGCTGCCGATGATATTGAGGACATGACGGTATTTTTCCATGGCGCCTTTGAGTTGCTTTTCGTCGAAGCCGGCGGTCTCAGCCTGGCTCTTGAACAGCATGTATCGGTCGGACAGTTCGCTGCGGCCCATATCGAAATAGATGTGGTTGAGCAACGGCGCACTGTCGATGGTGGTGACCTCTTCGATGGTCAGATCCGGTGCGGCGAAGGCCAGATGGCCCGTCGGCGCCTCGAGGAAGCGGTAAGACACGATATAGCGGTGCAGCAGGGTGGAGGAAAACGCTTCGAAGACCGGCAGCAGGTCGGCCGCCGAAGCAGCCTTCCAGGTGCGTCCGTTATGCTCTTTGGGCAAGGCCTGCAGGAAGGGGTCCATGGCAGCCGAGGGCATGTAATCCACTGCGTAAACCGCCAGGTTGGGGATGCCCACGGCCCCTCGGCGGACATCATTTTCATCGACGCTGGAATTGATGTCCTCTCCATCGGAGAAGACGACCAGGAACTTGTTGCTCCGCTGCGGCATGCGGCGCGCCATGTCCATGGCGGCCAACATGGCGTCGTGTAAATAGGTGCCTTCGGTCAGACCGCGGTCCAGGTTGTGTTCGAGAAAGCTGCGCAGTTGATCCACCCGCCCGGCCTCGATCGATCGGACATGCAACGCTTTTCCGGCAATCGGTTGGGTGTGTTTGTCGTCAAACACCACGGCCGACACGTTGTCTATAGGGCGCAGCGTCTTGTAAAAGGCCTCCAGAGCACTTTTCAGCGGCCCGATGGCCTTGCGGTGGGCCATGGATTGCGAATTGTCGACCACCATGACGATATTGAGGGGCACCTCCTTGTCGGTGGCCAGGGGTTCCACGGATAGGATCTTGGCGGTTTTGATGCCCTGGCGTATGGAAAAATCGGCTGCCGTCAACCCCATGAGGGGTTCTTCGTCGGCGTCGGTCACGGAAACGAGCAGTCTGCCCGTTTCCATGGTCTGGTAGGTCAGCGCGGCGGCCTTTTCCGGGCCCTTGACCAGCAGCTGGGCCGGGTCCTGGGTCGTCTCGGATGCCATGGCAACCGGTGCGGCTGCCATCACGAAGACCATCACCGCGAATAGAACTAATTTCTTCATTGCCTTCCTCCATATTTTTGATTTTTGGTTCTCTTTTTGGATCGGGTTGAGCTGCATGTCGGGTATAACAGGCTGGCGCGATAAGCAATCTGTGCGAATCCTGCACGACTTCCATGCTGCCTGCAGATGAAACGCCGGTTCAAGTATGTTTCTGGGGATAGTGTACGCCATCCACTCGGTCGGGTTTTACAGCAATTGGCATACCATTTAAAAAATTATCGTATAATCAAACAATTAAAAATATGCAAATGGTTTTGCATACAGACACGATGACCATTTTTGCTTCCGGAAGTGCGGATATGTGCATCATTTGATCGATCGTATGTCCTGTTGCCGTATTTCCTGTTGCGCCGCATCCAATCGCTCACTATGGTTTAATTTTAGAGAAACCGTCCGGCAACCACCCTTTATGAACTCATCATGGGGCACCAAGGCGGCATGACGAGCGGCATGACGAATCGATGGCTCTTCAATCTCAAGGAGAGGCACCTGCAGGGAGAGCGGCCGGGGGTGTTCGCGGTTTGCTCGGCTCACCCCGTGGTATTGCAGACGGCCATGGAGACGGCCAGCGCTGCGGATCAATTCCTGCTGGTCGAGGCCACCGCCAATCAGGTCAACCAGTTCGGGGGC from Desulfatitalea tepidiphila carries:
- the cls gene encoding cardiolipin synthase yields the protein MFGDVSIFSVMTVVILVFEIAGLCAAVHAIATARTSQSAIAWAIALVTFPWITLILYAILGRNKFNGYVTLRHAKSGATAHLSDRLFQEASQKDVIPAELTASQETLVRLAQTPVTRYNQCRLLSDGGRAFARIFASIDHAAAFVLVQFYIVRDDRLGRDLKTRLIDKARSGVKVYFLYDEIGSYDLPQNYLIELRRAGVAVSAFHSTRGKANRFQLNFRNHRKIVIVDGVVGYVGGNNVGDEYVSAQGKWGAWRDTHVEVHGPAILALQFAFAEDWCWATGAMPELNWQVQPTDGGNQEVLVLPSGPADQLETCGLMFVRAINDARWRLWMATPYFIPDEKVLAALKLAALRGVDIRIILPERPDHRMMHLASFAYYEKLLPLGIRIYRYTQGFMHQKVFVVDDTYAAIGTANLDNRSFRLNFEVTLINFHPAFVGEVEEMLMADIVHSRMVTMRAFERRSVFFKFAVKAVSLLEPIL
- a CDS encoding class I SAM-dependent methyltransferase → MEKKHDYEQSLKQHYQRPNLSVIISDALKAAGKQINSHEDTAALDEFHMRGRDATRELARLAGLVPDDAVLDLGCGLGGPARRLAAEFGCRVTGIDVMPEYIEAADMLTQMVGLAQQVTFRTANMLDMPFDTDSFDLVWSQHTFMNIEDKARLFAEIRRVLRPGGRLAFYEVLSGSETPVYYPVQWASDPSINFLLAEEELIEQITGAGFEQTHWQEMSSECARWFQNVVDRMGKRPKDAPPPVALNLVIGRTTAEKARNTARNLAENRIRVVYGVWRRS
- a CDS encoding MFS transporter, whose protein sequence is MGVFALVSAAFTNIYITQPVLPVLQAEFATSMVTASFSVSAVIFGIALFNLPFGFLADRLPIRPIITAGGTAVALGGLLCAVTHHLGLLITARFIQGAFIPALTTCLAAYLAKTLPAERLNVVMGSYVSATVLGGLGGRLLGGFIHPPLHWRYAFVSAAVLTLLAVWAALKGLPRRVSAGSSNQPQRISYWSLITRWDLLRIYLCAAGAFAVFSSIFNYLPFRLAAAPFSLSTEATTMLYLVYVMGIFMGPMAGRTSNRFGSGTTLVGGAAIFAISLLIVKMESISSVIIGLVGICTGFFAVHAAAVGALNRKLTGGQGRANALYVLFYYVGGWVGITGTGLIYSHKGWHAVVHTCLVVLMIPLMAGFAERKK
- a CDS encoding PaaI family thioesterase codes for the protein MPSRSFEAIDPDYAQRVKESFYGQPFMRLVGGRLISVTPGHCEIQLPHKPELTQQHGYFHAGIIGTMADNAGGYAALTLTAPGKEVLTVEYKLNLLLPGNGKGLISRGRVIKAGRTLIVCQSDVFNVTENEEMLAATAIITLLPV
- a CDS encoding OmpA family protein, encoding MKKLVLFAVMVFVMAAAPVAMASETTQDPAQLLVKGPEKAAALTYQTMETGRLLVSVTDADEEPLMGLTAADFSIRQGIKTAKILSVEPLATDKEVPLNIVMVVDNSQSMAHRKAIGPLKSALEAFYKTLRPIDNVSAVVFDDKHTQPIAGKALHVRSIEAGRVDQLRSFLEHNLDRGLTEGTYLHDAMLAAMDMARRMPQRSNKFLVVFSDGEDINSSVDENDVRRGAVGIPNLAVYAVDYMPSAAMDPFLQALPKEHNGRTWKAASAADLLPVFEAFSSTLLHRYIVSYRFLEAPTGHLAFAAPDLTIEEVTTIDSAPLLNHIYFDMGRSELSDRYMLFKSQAETAGFDEKQLKGAMEKYRHVLNIIGSRLKANPEAKVRLVGCNANIGKEKGRIDLSRSRAEAVRAYLRYVWGIDPKRFEVKARNLPEVASTNRIPDGQAENQRVEIYADNEAILDTVDSAYVQKVSNLNELRILPKIEAEAGLEEWQVELFCGGREIKTIKGQGGLPTDWSVPLEAALLEQISTCESVQMQVRATDKEANVLESREPVALPVHFVQRKEQMARIEGYRVLEQYALILFDYDSADIKDRNQVIMERIIARMNEVPEARATITGHTDTIGREEYNLALSDRRARAVHQSILAARPEFAERLEVKGVGPFDPLYDNGLPEGRSLNRTVTVTLEYMQR